A single Triticum dicoccoides isolate Atlit2015 ecotype Zavitan chromosome 2A, WEW_v2.0, whole genome shotgun sequence DNA region contains:
- the LOC119351990 gene encoding uncharacterized protein LOC119351990, with translation MRSYLIDPAGETKVSDEKARESLADILDETLKAGIIPTAPYPEGNQGVSGATPLQLQRALAVLGISPAEINPDDPACQHISATLKAAKMLGASSPTNAAGSHTKRKDTSDEVTTTVEEVKRQRTTAAFGEASPVVPMVEAAANGTKSN, from the exons TGTCTGATGAAAAAGCGCGTGAATCGCTGGCGGATATCCTTG ATGAAACTTTAAAAGCTGGCATAATTCCCACGGCACCTTATCCAGAAGGGAACCAAG GAGTGTCTGGTGCTACACCCTTGCAGTTGCAGAGAGCGTTGGCAGTCCTCGGGATCTCACCGGCAGAGATAAATCCAG ATGATCCAGCCTGCCAGCACATATCTGCTACTTTGAAAGCTGCAAAAATGCTTGGGGCCTCATCACCGACAAATGCAGCAG GTTCTCACACCAAGAGAAAAGATACGAGCGATGAAGTGACTACGACAGTCGAGGAAGTGAAGCGGCAGCGGACCACAGCGGCATTTGGTGAAGCAAGTCCG GTGGTGCCCATGGTTGAAGCTGCGGCGAACGGGACCAAGTCGAACTAG
- the LOC119356456 gene encoding protein SET DOMAIN GROUP 40-like translates to MEGLLRWAAELGVSDSLSAPASSSCLGRSLVVADFPDAGGRGFAAARDLRRGELVLRVPRAALLTSDRVMADDPRIASCVDAHRPRLSSIQRLIVCLLAEVGKGKSSGWYLYLSQLPTYYTILATFNDFEIEALQVDDAIWVAQKAVSAIRSEWEEAAPLMRELDFKPKLLMFKTWLWAFATVSSRTLHVAWDDAGCLCPIGDLFNYAAPDDDTSSEDQDTEEAMKCQERNVMLEEIKLDSSSERMTDGGYEDSNAYCLYARKRYRKGEQVLLGYGTYTNLELLEHYGFLLDENPNEKTYIQLDSELCTMGTWPKDSLYIHPNGHPSFALLCALRLGATPTNCQKSFSHKIYSGSMLSVENELEVMKRLGSKCVETLQQLPTTAELDGRLVHFLRNLQNSTNWRVDVEQSSFGQEFAAFLRFHSVDLDCTHNQLLVRLLRSLERWELAVRWRCSYKIALTKCVLYCKRLINELSLQ, encoded by the exons ATGGAGGGGCTCCTCCGGTGGGCGGCAGAGCTGGGCGTATCCGACTCCCTGTCcgcgcccgcctcctcctcctgcctcgGCCGCTCCCTCGTCGTCGCTGATTTCCCTGACGCGGGCGG GAGGGGCTTCGCGGCGGCTCGGGACCTCCGGCGCGGCGAGCTGGTGCTGCGCGTGCCCCGCGCTGCCCTGCTCACCAGCGACCGCGTCATGGCCGATGACCCCAGGATTGCTTCCTGCGTAGATGCCCATCGCCCTCGCCTCTCCAGCATCCAG AGATTGATCGTATGCTTATTGGCTGAAGTGGGAAAGGGGAAGAGTTCTGGCTGGTACCTCTATTTGTCTCAGCTGCCTACCTACTACACAATCTTGGCTACCTTCAACGATTTTGAAATTGAAGCTCTCCAA GTTGATGATGCTATTTGGGTTGCGCAAAAGGCTGTTTCTGCCATTAGATCTGAGTGGGAAGAAGCAGCACCGCTAATGAGAGAATTGGATTTCAAACCTAAACTTTTGATGTTTAAAACGTGGCTCTGGGCCTTTGCAACG GTATCTTCACGGACATTGCATGTAGCATGGGATGATGCTGGTTGCCTATGCCCAATAGGTGATTTATTTAATTATGCTGCTCCTGATGATGATACTTCGTCTGAAGACCAAGATACGGAAGAAGCCATGAAATGCCAGGAGAGAAATGTTATGTTGGAAGAGATAAAGTTGGATAGTTCATCAGAAAGGATGACAGATGGGGGATATGAAGATTCTAATGCCTACTGTTTGTATGCCCGAAAAAGATATAGGAAAGGGGAGCAG GTACTTCTGGGGTACGGGACATACACAAACTTGGAACTTCTTGAACACTATGGTTTTCTTTTGGACGAGAACCCCAATGAGAAAACTTACATTCAGTTAGATTCGGAGTTATGTACTATGGGCACATGGCCGAAAGACTCCCTATATATTCACCCAAACGGGCATCCTTCATTTGCATTATTATGTGCATTAAGGCTAGGGGCAACTCCTACAAACTGTCAAAAGTCCTTTAGTCACAAGATCTACTCTGGATCAATGCTTTCTGTCGAAAATGAGCTGGAGGTTATGAAACGGTTGGGTAGCAAATGTGTGGAAACTTTGCAGCAATTGCCTACGACTGCTGAGTTGGATGGGAGGCTGGTCCATTTTTTACGCAACCTACAGAACAGCACTAATTGGAGAGTAGATGTGGAGCAGTCAAGTTTTGGACAAGAATTTGCCGCGTTTCTCCGGTTCCATAGCGTGGACCTGGATTGTACCCACAATCAGCTCCTAGTTCGACTCCTGCGATCTCTGGAGAGATGGGAATTGGCTGTCCGCTGGAGATGTAGCTACAAGATAGCTCTTACCAAGTGTGTTTTGTACTGTAAACGTTTGATTAATGAGCTTTCCTTGCAATGA